From Elephas maximus indicus isolate mEleMax1 chromosome 1, mEleMax1 primary haplotype, whole genome shotgun sequence, a single genomic window includes:
- the C1H6orf141 gene encoding uncharacterized protein C6orf141 homolog, whose translation MNDPLDRMGTPGPRGASNPAGSPRRPRRAGFFPRGQGRGAPLAPGARNPAAAGTSGSRGSAQEDQSAARAPGSLAGESPDCESWVREKVLFLLHPERWLGTPGDLAREEVAGGEDLPQTGGDDQEPRCPSPLFPRGQRISDNHVDFPFRALGRDSAAPPKSVLVRIVDYQVTQEVLQTAWTRGCMTTRTEERSMTAITFRTNSA comes from the coding sequence ATGAATGATCCTCTGGACAGAATGGGGACTCCTGGGCCACGAGGAGCTTCGAATCCCGCGGGCTCACCCCGTCGCCCACGGCGCGCCGGGTTCTTTCCGCGCGGGCAGGGGCGCGGGGCTCCTCTGGCCCCGGGCGCCCGGAATCCCGCCGCTGCGGGGACCAGCGGAAGCAGGGGCAGCGCCCAAGAGGACCAGTCGGCAGCCCGAGCCCCCGGATCGCTGGCTGGAGAGAGCCCGGACTGTGAGTCCTGGGTCAGAGAGAAAGTGCTCTTTCTACTGCACCCAGAGAGGTGGTTGGGGACTCCAGGGGACCTTGCACGGGAAGAGGTGGCTGGTGGGGAGGATCTTCCCCAGACGGGTGGAGACGACCAGGAGCCCCGCTGCCCATCTCCCCTCTTTCCACGAGGACAGCGAATATCTGACAACCATGTAGACTTTCCCTTCCGAGCCCTGGGGCGGGACTCAGCAGCCCCACCCAAATCCGTGCTTGTGCGGATCGTGGATTATCAGGTGACCCAAGAAGTGCTGCAGACCGCTTGGACGAGGGGCTGCATGACCACAAGGACCGAGGAGCGCTCCATGACCGCGATCACTTTTCGCACCAACAGTGCGTAA